A portion of the Gemmatimonadaceae bacterium genome contains these proteins:
- a CDS encoding plasmid pRiA4b ORF-3 family protein yields the protein MRHVEPPIWREISVPDVFSLFQLHRCIQLVFGWLDYHLFEFQISDRRFEGADPEAEGENAASVRLRDLELNSRSSFLYLYDMGDYWEHDITVRGVRQSSRRR from the coding sequence TTGCGACATGTCGAGCCGCCCATTTGGCGAGAGATCAGCGTCCCAGACGTGTTTTCGCTGTTTCAGCTGCATCGCTGCATTCAATTGGTGTTCGGATGGCTCGACTATCATCTCTTCGAGTTCCAGATCAGCGACCGCCGCTTTGAAGGTGCCGATCCGGAGGCGGAGGGGGAGAACGCCGCGAGCGTACGGTTGCGAGATTTGGAGCTCAACTCACGCTCGTCGTTCCTCTACCTCTATGATATGGGGGACTACTGGGAGCACGACATCACCGTGCGGGGCGTTCGCCAGTCAAGCCGACGGCGATGA
- a CDS encoding ATP-dependent 6-phosphofructokinase codes for MASNQRTIAILTGGGDVPGLNPAIRAITIRALREGYRVMGIRRGWAGVVDYNREDGADNSENVQELSEAIVNRAGRTGGTFLHTSRTRPSHLPRARVPAHLTGYDLAVNDVTKDVLQNLEHIGVDVLIPIGGDDTLSYGKRLHDEGVHVVAIPKTMDNDVYGTDYCIGFSTCVTRTIELTHRLRTSAGSHERFLVIEVFGRYAGFTALLPTMAGAADRCLIPEYPADVEHLTELMTYDHNRNPSKYSVALVSEGAHLKTQEGMSFESEETDMFGHRKLGGIGDKVAAAVREYSPRYNNGRRIDVISQRLGYLVRSGDPDALDSIVPMAFGNLALDLILKKQFGRLVSVHRGFYDSVPITSVTSEKKVVDVKKYYNTERLRPIYEFDGAPLFIMTSD; via the coding sequence ATGGCGAGCAACCAACGAACAATTGCGATCCTCACCGGCGGCGGCGACGTCCCCGGTCTCAATCCGGCGATCAGGGCGATCACGATCCGCGCGCTGCGCGAAGGCTACCGCGTTATGGGCATTCGGCGCGGTTGGGCGGGAGTCGTCGACTACAACCGGGAGGATGGCGCCGACAACTCCGAAAACGTGCAGGAGCTCTCGGAGGCCATCGTGAATCGCGCCGGCCGCACCGGCGGCACTTTCCTCCACACCTCTCGAACGCGGCCAAGCCACCTGCCGCGCGCGCGCGTGCCGGCGCATCTCACCGGCTACGACTTGGCCGTCAACGACGTCACGAAGGACGTGCTCCAGAACCTCGAGCACATCGGAGTCGACGTACTGATTCCGATCGGAGGCGACGACACGCTCAGCTACGGCAAACGCCTGCATGATGAAGGGGTACACGTCGTCGCCATCCCGAAGACGATGGACAACGACGTGTACGGCACCGATTACTGCATCGGCTTCAGTACCTGCGTCACGCGCACGATCGAGCTCACGCACCGCCTGCGCACCTCGGCCGGATCACACGAGCGTTTTCTCGTCATCGAGGTCTTCGGCAGATACGCCGGCTTCACGGCGCTCCTGCCGACGATGGCCGGTGCCGCCGACCGCTGCCTCATCCCCGAGTATCCGGCCGACGTCGAGCATCTGACCGAGCTGATGACCTACGACCACAACAGGAATCCCAGCAAGTACTCAGTGGCGCTCGTATCGGAGGGAGCACACCTCAAGACGCAGGAAGGAATGAGCTTCGAGAGCGAAGAGACGGACATGTTCGGACACCGCAAGCTCGGCGGCATCGGTGACAAGGTCGCTGCCGCGGTCAGGGAGTACTCACCCAGGTACAACAACGGCCGACGGATTGACGTCATCAGCCAGCGGCTCGGCTATCTCGTTCGCTCGGGCGATCCGGATGCACTCGACTCGATCGTGCCGATGGCGTTCGGCAATCTCGCGCTCGACCTGATCCTGAAGAAGCAATTCGGCCGTCTCGTGAGCGTCCACCGCGGCTTTTACGACAGCGTTCCGATCACGAGCGTAACGTCGGAGAAGAAGGTCGTCGACGTCAAGAAGTACTACAACACGGAGCGGTTGCGGCCGATCTACGAGTTCGACGGCGCACCTCTGTTCATCATGACGAGTGATTGA
- the nrfD gene encoding NrfD/PsrC family molybdoenzyme membrane anchor subunit: MSFVRKAGNFVTGTARMAFLGGNRVYYAWLLLLAVCITQALFAYAHQFERGLISTNMRDSVSWGFYIGNFTFLVGVAAAAVLLVIPAYVYNWKPIKEVVLFGEMLAVAAIVMCLLFVLVDMGRPDRFWHLIPGIGHMHLPSSIMAWDSVVLNIYLVINLSVASYLVYCAYYRIQYDRRIVVPLVILSIPMAISIHTVTAFLYNGMASRPYWNSAILAPRFIFSAFCSGPALLLILFQILRKVSAFEIKDEAIHKIAELMAYAMGFNLFLFGAEIFKEYYSNTHHLVYYQYLFRGLHGTASPIALYAWTSIAFSIISFFLFLIPKTRRMPLTMNIGAVMIYLSVYIEKGIALIIPGFTPDTLGQVYQYVPSAIELRVAAGVFGVGFLLFTLMVKVSVSILFERGNQTVHA; encoded by the coding sequence ATGAGCTTCGTCCGGAAAGCCGGCAACTTCGTGACGGGCACCGCGCGCATGGCGTTCTTGGGCGGGAACAGGGTGTACTACGCGTGGCTGCTCCTGCTGGCCGTCTGCATCACGCAGGCGCTCTTCGCGTACGCGCACCAGTTCGAGCGCGGCCTGATCAGCACCAACATGCGCGATTCGGTGTCGTGGGGCTTCTACATCGGCAACTTCACGTTCCTGGTCGGCGTTGCTGCGGCCGCGGTCCTGCTGGTGATTCCGGCCTACGTCTACAACTGGAAACCGATCAAGGAGGTCGTGCTGTTCGGCGAAATGCTCGCCGTTGCCGCGATCGTGATGTGCCTGCTCTTCGTCCTGGTGGACATGGGACGCCCGGACCGCTTCTGGCACCTGATTCCCGGCATCGGGCACATGCACCTGCCGAGCTCGATCATGGCCTGGGACTCGGTGGTGCTGAACATCTACCTCGTCATCAACCTGTCGGTGGCGAGCTATCTGGTCTACTGCGCCTATTACCGGATCCAGTACGATCGGCGGATCGTCGTGCCGCTGGTCATCCTCTCCATTCCGATGGCCATCAGCATCCATACGGTGACGGCATTCCTGTACAATGGCATGGCGAGCCGTCCGTACTGGAACAGCGCCATCCTGGCCCCGCGGTTCATCTTCTCGGCGTTTTGCTCCGGGCCTGCGCTGCTCCTGATCCTCTTCCAGATCCTGCGGAAGGTGTCCGCCTTCGAGATCAAGGACGAAGCGATCCACAAGATAGCGGAGCTCATGGCCTACGCCATGGGTTTCAACCTGTTCCTCTTCGGCGCCGAGATCTTCAAGGAGTACTACTCCAACACGCACCACCTGGTGTACTACCAGTACCTGTTCCGCGGCCTGCACGGCACGGCGTCGCCCATCGCACTCTATGCCTGGACGTCGATCGCGTTCTCCATCATCTCCTTCTTCCTCTTCCTCATCCCGAAGACGCGCCGGATGCCGCTGACGATGAACATCGGCGCCGTGATGATCTACCTCTCGGTGTACATCGAGAAGGGCATCGCCCTCATCATCCCCGGCTTCACGCCCGACACGCTCGGGCAGGTGTATCAGTACGTGCCCAGCGCCATCGAACTGCGCGTCGCCGCCGGTGTGTTTGGCGTCGGCTTCCTGCTCTTTACGCTGATGGTCAAGGTTTCTGTCTCCATCCTCTTCGAGCGGGGCAACCAAACCGTTCACGCGTGA
- a CDS encoding 4Fe-4S dicluster domain-containing protein, translating into MPAPEPPANGYTRRDSVVLGFFALAAAAMSTGCATDKLALDEFVQKHFKDLSGDELKDRLAQMEKRYSEEYGKSVKVSATPPLPGVLFGYALDLSRCIGCRRCVYGCVEENNLSRDPQTHWITVLEMDKETGVDLRHADAYYDHETVPHPGKFYMPVACQHCENPPCVKVCPVQATWKEPDGIVVIDDDWGIGCRRCLAACPYGARRFNWGKPSIPPDELNPNTEYLGNRPRQRGVVEKCSFCLQRTRKGLYPKCVEVCPVGARKFGNLLDPDSEIRYIIENKRVFILKDELNTQPKFFYYYGL; encoded by the coding sequence ATGCCCGCGCCGGAGCCGCCGGCGAACGGATACACGCGGCGCGACTCGGTTGTCCTCGGCTTCTTTGCCTTGGCCGCCGCGGCGATGTCCACCGGGTGCGCGACCGACAAGCTGGCCCTCGACGAGTTCGTGCAGAAGCACTTCAAGGACCTCTCCGGCGATGAGTTGAAGGACCGGCTCGCGCAGATGGAAAAGCGGTATTCGGAGGAGTACGGCAAGAGTGTGAAGGTCAGCGCCACGCCGCCTCTCCCCGGGGTACTGTTCGGGTATGCGCTCGACTTGTCGCGGTGCATCGGCTGCCGGCGTTGCGTCTATGGCTGCGTGGAGGAGAACAACCTGTCGCGCGACCCGCAGACGCACTGGATCACCGTGCTCGAGATGGACAAGGAAACGGGCGTGGACCTGCGGCATGCCGACGCATACTACGACCACGAAACCGTCCCCCATCCGGGCAAGTTCTACATGCCTGTCGCCTGCCAGCACTGCGAGAACCCGCCGTGCGTGAAGGTCTGCCCCGTCCAGGCAACCTGGAAGGAGCCGGACGGCATCGTGGTGATCGACGACGACTGGGGCATCGGATGCCGGCGCTGCCTCGCGGCCTGTCCCTACGGCGCGCGGCGCTTCAACTGGGGCAAGCCCAGCATCCCGCCGGACGAGCTCAACCCGAACACGGAATACCTCGGCAACCGCCCGCGCCAGCGCGGTGTCGTCGAGAAGTGCTCGTTCTGCCTGCAGCGGACCCGGAAGGGGCTGTATCCGAAGTGCGTGGAAGTCTGCCCGGTCGGCGCGCGCAAGTTCGGCAATCTCCTCGACCCGGACAGCGAGATCCGCTACATCATCGAGAACAAGCGCGTGTTCATCCTGAAGGATGAACTGAATACACAGCCGAAGTTCTTCTACTACTACGGACTGTGA